One genomic region from Mycobacterium basiliense encodes:
- a CDS encoding GcvT family protein yields the protein MGPKIVIVGAGIVGTSLADELTARRHTEVTVVDRGPLFTTGGSTSHAPGLVFATNPSKTMSAFARYTVDKFSGLRHPAGRVFNPVGGLEIASTPERWADLHRKAGWAQAWGIPGRLLSPSECVQLHPLLDRQAILGGFHTPRDGLASAVRAAGAQARRAMTRGAVCLPDTEVLGVVDHDGRVTGIRTNHGVIDADIVVCAAGFWGAQLAKEVGLVLPLVPMAHQYAKTGQVAPLVGRNTDAHDARLPILRHQDADLYFREHVDRLGIGYYGHQPMPVDMSTLLADTAGEPMPSMLPFTEQDFEPAWRESVRVLPALQDTKVEEGFNGIFSFTPDGFSLLGEHRELAGFWVAEAVWVTHSAGVAKAVAEWIVEGTPSVDVHECDLYRFEDFARSPRFVDETCAQAFVEVYDIIHPHQYRTTLRGLRTSPFHHRQRELGAYFYEGAGWERPAWFEANAGLVPWLAAHGMTIPERDCWTALFWSPIGIAEAQWTREHVGLYDMTPLTRYEITGSGAANFLQRLTTNNVDKSVGSVTYTLMLDETGGIRSDLTVTRLGATRFQVGANGPQDFDWLTRHLPADGSVTVRDITGGTCCIGVWGPAARDLVQPLCRDDLSHHAFPYFRALQTYLAAIPVTMLRVSYVGELGWEIYTEAGYGAALWDLLWTAGSGHQAIAAGRIAFNSLRIEKGYRAWGIDMTTEHLPTEAGLDFAVRMSKSDFIGKSALQGANPRKILQSIVFNDPAAVALGKEPVLVDGVCVGYVTSAGYSPTVGRTIAYAWLPAECALGDTVTVDHRGQSHAATVHPQPVVDPELARIRR from the coding sequence ATGGGACCGAAGATCGTCATCGTGGGCGCCGGCATCGTCGGCACCTCGCTGGCCGATGAGCTGACCGCGCGGCGCCACACCGAGGTCACGGTGGTGGATCGCGGGCCGCTGTTCACCACCGGCGGGTCCACGTCCCATGCTCCAGGCCTGGTATTTGCGACCAATCCCTCCAAGACGATGAGCGCCTTCGCGCGCTACACCGTCGACAAGTTCTCGGGCCTGAGACACCCCGCCGGACGGGTCTTCAACCCCGTCGGCGGACTCGAGATCGCTAGCACCCCCGAACGCTGGGCGGACCTGCATCGCAAGGCCGGTTGGGCGCAGGCATGGGGCATACCGGGCCGGTTGCTCAGCCCATCGGAGTGCGTCCAACTGCATCCGCTGCTGGATCGCCAAGCGATCCTGGGCGGCTTTCACACTCCGCGCGACGGCCTCGCCTCGGCCGTGCGCGCGGCGGGCGCCCAGGCGCGGCGCGCGATGACCCGCGGAGCGGTCTGCCTGCCCGACACCGAGGTGCTGGGCGTTGTCGACCACGACGGCCGGGTCACCGGCATCCGCACCAACCACGGCGTGATCGATGCCGACATCGTGGTCTGCGCGGCCGGATTCTGGGGAGCGCAGTTGGCCAAGGAGGTCGGTCTGGTCCTGCCGCTGGTGCCGATGGCACACCAGTACGCCAAGACCGGGCAAGTCGCACCATTGGTGGGTCGCAACACCGATGCCCACGACGCGCGGCTGCCGATCTTGCGGCACCAGGACGCCGATCTGTACTTCCGCGAGCACGTCGACCGCCTCGGCATCGGCTACTACGGGCACCAGCCCATGCCGGTCGACATGTCCACGCTGCTGGCCGATACCGCAGGCGAGCCGATGCCGTCGATGCTCCCGTTCACCGAGCAGGATTTCGAGCCGGCGTGGCGGGAATCGGTGCGTGTGCTGCCCGCGCTGCAGGACACCAAGGTCGAGGAGGGCTTCAACGGCATCTTCTCGTTCACCCCCGACGGCTTTTCGCTGCTCGGCGAGCACCGAGAGCTGGCCGGGTTCTGGGTCGCTGAAGCGGTCTGGGTGACCCACTCGGCGGGCGTGGCCAAAGCCGTCGCGGAGTGGATCGTCGAGGGCACACCGTCGGTCGATGTGCACGAATGCGACCTGTACCGATTCGAGGACTTCGCCCGCAGCCCGCGGTTCGTCGACGAGACGTGTGCGCAGGCCTTTGTCGAGGTCTACGACATCATCCACCCCCATCAATACCGCACCACGCTGCGCGGCCTGCGCACCAGCCCGTTCCACCACCGCCAGCGCGAGCTGGGTGCCTACTTCTATGAGGGCGCCGGTTGGGAGCGACCCGCTTGGTTCGAGGCCAACGCGGGGCTGGTGCCATGGCTGGCCGCGCACGGCATGACCATTCCCGAACGAGACTGCTGGACCGCGCTGTTCTGGTCGCCGATAGGGATCGCCGAAGCGCAGTGGACCCGGGAACACGTTGGCCTCTACGACATGACCCCGCTAACCCGTTACGAGATCACCGGTTCCGGTGCCGCGAACTTTCTGCAACGGCTCACCACCAACAACGTCGACAAGAGCGTGGGATCGGTGACTTACACGTTGATGCTCGACGAAACCGGGGGCATCCGTAGCGATCTCACCGTCACCAGGCTCGGCGCAACCCGCTTCCAGGTGGGCGCCAACGGACCCCAGGACTTCGACTGGCTGACCCGTCATCTACCGGCAGACGGCAGCGTTACGGTGCGCGATATCACCGGAGGCACCTGCTGCATCGGGGTGTGGGGGCCGGCCGCGCGCGATCTTGTGCAGCCGCTGTGCCGAGACGATCTGTCACATCACGCCTTCCCCTACTTTCGCGCGCTACAGACCTATCTGGCGGCCATCCCGGTCACCATGTTGCGGGTCTCCTACGTCGGCGAACTGGGCTGGGAGATCTACACCGAGGCCGGCTACGGCGCAGCGCTGTGGGATCTGTTGTGGACGGCCGGCAGCGGCCACCAGGCCATTGCCGCCGGGCGCATCGCGTTCAACAGCCTGCGCATCGAGAAGGGCTACCGGGCCTGGGGCATCGACATGACCACCGAGCACCTGCCGACCGAAGCGGGCCTCGACTTCGCGGTTCGCATGTCCAAGAGCGACTTCATCGGCAAGTCCGCCCTGCAGGGCGCTAACCCGCGAAAGATACTGCAGTCCATCGTCTTCAACGATCCCGCCGCGGTGGCACTCGGCAAGGAGCCGGTGCTGGTCGACGGTGTGTGCGTCGGATACGTCACCAGCGCCGGATATTCGCCCACCGTGGGCCGCACCATCGCCTACGCCTGGCTGCCCGCCGAGTGTGCACTCGGCGACACCGTCACCGTCGACCACCGCGGCCAGTCTCACGCCGCGACCGTCCACCCACAACCGGTGGTCGATCCCGAACTGGCCCGAATCCGGAGGTAG
- the solA gene encoding N-methyl-L-tryptophan oxidase, with product MVGTTTGYDVIVVGLGGMGSSAAYHLATRGRRVLGLERHEPAHDKGSSHGGSRIIRQSYFEDPGYVPLLLRAYELWEKLAVDAGRDVYRLTGGLFVGPPDCLTVSGSLRASLEWGLPHELLDAAEITARFPNFTPQPEDIALYEAKAGIARPELTVRAHLDLAEKFGATMQFTERVLDWKQTTDGVRVTTDRSVYTAERLVICPGAWAPQLLGQLGVPIRVERQVMYWLDPVGGASRFIDHPIFINENASGAQIYGFPAIDGPHGGVKVAFFRKGIDCTPDTIDRSVQALEINEMTARVTELLPALAGPCLRAVTCMYSTTPDQHFVIAPHPHCAHVIVACGFSGHGFKFVPVVGEILADLATEGVTAQPISLFDPQRLVTV from the coding sequence ATGGTAGGCACGACAACGGGTTACGACGTCATCGTGGTCGGCTTGGGCGGGATGGGAAGTTCTGCCGCCTATCATCTGGCCACCAGAGGGCGCCGAGTCCTGGGCCTCGAGCGGCATGAGCCTGCCCACGACAAGGGGTCCAGCCACGGCGGGTCCCGAATCATCCGGCAGTCCTATTTCGAGGACCCCGGTTATGTGCCGCTGCTGCTGCGGGCCTACGAGTTGTGGGAGAAACTGGCCGTCGACGCCGGGCGCGATGTCTACCGGCTCACCGGAGGATTGTTCGTCGGGCCCCCGGATTGCCTGACGGTATCCGGCAGTCTGCGCGCCAGCCTGGAGTGGGGCCTGCCGCATGAGCTGCTCGACGCGGCAGAGATCACCGCTCGGTTCCCCAACTTCACACCACAGCCCGAGGATATCGCCCTCTACGAGGCCAAGGCTGGGATAGCTCGGCCGGAGCTCACCGTGCGCGCACACCTGGATCTCGCCGAGAAATTCGGGGCCACAATGCAATTCACCGAACGAGTGCTGGACTGGAAGCAGACCACAGACGGCGTTCGGGTCACCACTGACCGCAGCGTCTACACCGCCGAACGGTTGGTGATCTGCCCGGGCGCCTGGGCGCCGCAGCTGCTGGGTCAGTTGGGCGTTCCAATCAGGGTGGAACGTCAGGTGATGTACTGGCTGGACCCGGTCGGCGGCGCTTCCCGGTTCATCGATCACCCGATCTTCATCAACGAAAATGCCTCGGGAGCACAGATATACGGCTTCCCGGCGATCGACGGTCCACACGGTGGTGTGAAGGTTGCCTTCTTCCGGAAGGGCATCGACTGCACACCGGACACCATCGACCGGTCAGTGCAGGCGCTGGAGATCAACGAAATGACCGCGCGGGTGACCGAGCTGCTGCCGGCGCTGGCCGGCCCCTGCCTACGCGCCGTGACTTGCATGTACTCCACCACTCCGGACCAACATTTCGTGATAGCACCGCACCCACACTGCGCGCATGTGATCGTGGCGTGCGGCTTTTCCGGCCATGGCTTCAAGTTTGTCCCGGTGGTCGGTGAGATCCTTGCCGATCTTGC